One genomic segment of Erythrolamprus reginae isolate rEryReg1 chromosome 2, rEryReg1.hap1, whole genome shotgun sequence includes these proteins:
- the CBX4 gene encoding E3 SUMO-protein ligase CBX4 isoform X3 yields MGYRKRGPKPKPLVVQLPSFARRSNILSGLQDPATENRPKLDLNSSGKSQQHQYELNSKKHHQYQPNSKESSIKHQSHSKGKYYYQLNSKKHHHYQPDPKMYEPHYQPNNKEPQQGQACMEHSKSPLMSQSDKWSHGPTKTLLNPVKSLTGVEGKNGAEKNLSSGTGPPTPSPREGVTSNGIGDKMKIVKNKNKNGRIVIVMSKYMENGMQAVKIKSGEHPKKRVAEERTTKRGSEERQESWKKPGEERWLNNGLRGKAGTGVSQLPSELESSPSKTVAPSQEPPVPEQQPLQLTTKPNLVAWTLDPSQPEQTSPTPGLSPLSSYGGSRKRCLSEPHGDKESGKKRLTSRSISAPTCLNSPAPEKIESPAYPTSQPEVILLDSDLDEPIDLRCVKTRGDRELGLVQVKPEIVPASPEQSGPEPEKQVEHFEVEEEEEPVQEFKPFFGNIIITDVTANCLTVTFKEYVTV; encoded by the exons ATGGGATACCGCAAGCGAGGACCAAAACCAAAGCCACTGGTAGTTCAG CTGCCGTCTTTTGCACGTCGCTCTAATATCCTCAGTGGCCTGCAGGACCCAGCCACGGAGAACAGGCCCAAGCTGGATCTCAACAGCTCGGGCAAAAGCCAGCAGCATCAGTACGAACTCAACAGCAAGAAGCACCACCAGTATCAGCCCAACAGCAAGGAGAGCAGCATCAAACACCAGTCGCACAGCAAAGGGAAGTACTACTATCAGCTGAACAGCAAAAAGCACCACCACTATCAGCCGGACCCCAAAATGTACGAACCTCACTACCAGCCTAACAACAAGGAGCCGCAGCAAGGACAGGCCTGCATGGAGCACAGCAAAAGCCCGTTGATGTCCCAGTCGGACAAGTGGTCCCATGGCCCCACAAAGACTTTGCTGAACCCCGTCAAGAGTTTGACTGGGGTTGAAGGAAAGAACGGGGCAGAGAAGAACCTCTCCAGTGGTACAGGGCCGCCAACACCATCCCCCCGGGAGGGCGTGACCAGCAACGGCATTGGTGACAAAATGAAAATTGTGAAGAACAAAAATAAGAATGGACGCATTGTCATTGTCATGAGCAAGTACATGGAGAATGGCATGCAGGCAGTAAAGATTAAATCCGGGGAGCACCCCAAGAAGCGGGTGGCCGAGGAGAGGACTACTAAGAGAGGGTCTGAGGAGAGGCAGGAGTCCTGGAAAAAACCCGGGGAGGAGAGGTGGCTGAATAATGGTCTCAGAGGGAAAGCTGGCACAGGGGTCAGTCAGCTTCCTTCTGAGCTAGAAAGCTCCCCTTCCAAGACGGTGGCCCCCAGCCAAGAACCGCCTGTTCCTGAGCAGCAACCCCTGCAGTTGACCACCAAACCCAACTTGGTTGCCTGGACCCTGGATCCTAGCCAGCCGGAGCAGACCTCCCCTACCCCAGGACTGAGCCCTTTGTCCAGTTATGGTGGCTCCCGGAAACGCTGCCTCTCTGAGCCCCACGGAGACAAGGAGAGTGGCAAGAAGCGCCTCACTTCCCGGAGCATCAGTGCCCCCACCTGCCTGAACTCTCCTGCCCCAGAAAAAATCGAGTCCCCGGCCTATCCCACCTCTCAGCCTGAGGTCATCCTGTTGGACTCTGACTTAGATGAGCCCATAGACTTGCGTTGCGTCAAGACTCGGGGGGACAGAGAGCTTGGCTTAGTGCAGGTGAAGCCAGAGATTGTGCCGGCGTCACCAGAACAGTCGGGGCCTGAGCCGGAAAAGCAGGTGGAGCACTTtgaagtggaggaggaagaggagcctgTGCAAGAGTTCAAGCCTTTTTTTGGGAATATAATAATTACGGATGTGACTGCAAACTGCCTGACAGTGACCTTTAAGGAATATGTGACGGTGTGA
- the CBX4 gene encoding E3 SUMO-protein ligase CBX4 isoform X1: MELPAVGEHVFAVESIEKQRMRKGRAEYLVKWRGWSSKYNTWEPEENILDPRLLIAFQNRERQEQLMGYRKRGPKPKPLVVQLPSFARRSNILSGLQDPATENRPKLDLNSSGKSQQHQYELNSKKHHQYQPNSKESSIKHQSHSKGKYYYQLNSKKHHHYQPDPKMYEPHYQPNNKEPQQGQACMEHSKSPLMSQSDKWSHGPTKTLLNPVKSLTGVEGKNGAEKNLSSGTGPPTPSPREGVTSNGIGDKMKIVKNKNKNGRIVIVMSKYMENGMQAVKIKSGEHPKKRVAEERTTKRGSEERQESWKKPGEERWLNNGLRGKAGTGVSQLPSELESSPSKTVAPSQEPPVPEQQPLQLTTKPNLVAWTLDPSQPEQTSPTPGLSPLSSYGGSRKRCLSEPHGDKESGKKRLTSRSISAPTCLNSPAPEKIESPAYPTSQPEVILLDSDLDEPIDLRCVKTRGDRELGLVQVKPEIVPASPEQSGPEPEKQVEHFEVEEEEEPVQEFKPFFGNIIITDVTANCLTVTFKEYVTV, encoded by the exons ATGGAGCTGCCGGCGGTGGGGGAGCACGTCTTCGCGGTGGAAAGCATCGAAAAGCAGCGAATGCGGAAG GGCCGAGCGGAATACCTCGTCAAATGGAGGGGATGGTCCTCTAA ATATAACACGTGGGAGCCGGAGGAAAATATCCTGGATCCCAGGCTGCTGATCGCTTTTCAAAACAG GGAGAGGCAAGAGCAACTTATGGGATACCGCAAGCGAGGACCAAAACCAAAGCCACTGGTAGTTCAG CTGCCGTCTTTTGCACGTCGCTCTAATATCCTCAGTGGCCTGCAGGACCCAGCCACGGAGAACAGGCCCAAGCTGGATCTCAACAGCTCGGGCAAAAGCCAGCAGCATCAGTACGAACTCAACAGCAAGAAGCACCACCAGTATCAGCCCAACAGCAAGGAGAGCAGCATCAAACACCAGTCGCACAGCAAAGGGAAGTACTACTATCAGCTGAACAGCAAAAAGCACCACCACTATCAGCCGGACCCCAAAATGTACGAACCTCACTACCAGCCTAACAACAAGGAGCCGCAGCAAGGACAGGCCTGCATGGAGCACAGCAAAAGCCCGTTGATGTCCCAGTCGGACAAGTGGTCCCATGGCCCCACAAAGACTTTGCTGAACCCCGTCAAGAGTTTGACTGGGGTTGAAGGAAAGAACGGGGCAGAGAAGAACCTCTCCAGTGGTACAGGGCCGCCAACACCATCCCCCCGGGAGGGCGTGACCAGCAACGGCATTGGTGACAAAATGAAAATTGTGAAGAACAAAAATAAGAATGGACGCATTGTCATTGTCATGAGCAAGTACATGGAGAATGGCATGCAGGCAGTAAAGATTAAATCCGGGGAGCACCCCAAGAAGCGGGTGGCCGAGGAGAGGACTACTAAGAGAGGGTCTGAGGAGAGGCAGGAGTCCTGGAAAAAACCCGGGGAGGAGAGGTGGCTGAATAATGGTCTCAGAGGGAAAGCTGGCACAGGGGTCAGTCAGCTTCCTTCTGAGCTAGAAAGCTCCCCTTCCAAGACGGTGGCCCCCAGCCAAGAACCGCCTGTTCCTGAGCAGCAACCCCTGCAGTTGACCACCAAACCCAACTTGGTTGCCTGGACCCTGGATCCTAGCCAGCCGGAGCAGACCTCCCCTACCCCAGGACTGAGCCCTTTGTCCAGTTATGGTGGCTCCCGGAAACGCTGCCTCTCTGAGCCCCACGGAGACAAGGAGAGTGGCAAGAAGCGCCTCACTTCCCGGAGCATCAGTGCCCCCACCTGCCTGAACTCTCCTGCCCCAGAAAAAATCGAGTCCCCGGCCTATCCCACCTCTCAGCCTGAGGTCATCCTGTTGGACTCTGACTTAGATGAGCCCATAGACTTGCGTTGCGTCAAGACTCGGGGGGACAGAGAGCTTGGCTTAGTGCAGGTGAAGCCAGAGATTGTGCCGGCGTCACCAGAACAGTCGGGGCCTGAGCCGGAAAAGCAGGTGGAGCACTTtgaagtggaggaggaagaggagcctgTGCAAGAGTTCAAGCCTTTTTTTGGGAATATAATAATTACGGATGTGACTGCAAACTGCCTGACAGTGACCTTTAAGGAATATGTGACGGTGTGA
- the CBX4 gene encoding E3 SUMO-protein ligase CBX4 isoform X2 yields the protein MRERQEQLMGYRKRGPKPKPLVVQLPSFARRSNILSGLQDPATENRPKLDLNSSGKSQQHQYELNSKKHHQYQPNSKESSIKHQSHSKGKYYYQLNSKKHHHYQPDPKMYEPHYQPNNKEPQQGQACMEHSKSPLMSQSDKWSHGPTKTLLNPVKSLTGVEGKNGAEKNLSSGTGPPTPSPREGVTSNGIGDKMKIVKNKNKNGRIVIVMSKYMENGMQAVKIKSGEHPKKRVAEERTTKRGSEERQESWKKPGEERWLNNGLRGKAGTGVSQLPSELESSPSKTVAPSQEPPVPEQQPLQLTTKPNLVAWTLDPSQPEQTSPTPGLSPLSSYGGSRKRCLSEPHGDKESGKKRLTSRSISAPTCLNSPAPEKIESPAYPTSQPEVILLDSDLDEPIDLRCVKTRGDRELGLVQVKPEIVPASPEQSGPEPEKQVEHFEVEEEEEPVQEFKPFFGNIIITDVTANCLTVTFKEYVTV from the exons ATGAG GGAGAGGCAAGAGCAACTTATGGGATACCGCAAGCGAGGACCAAAACCAAAGCCACTGGTAGTTCAG CTGCCGTCTTTTGCACGTCGCTCTAATATCCTCAGTGGCCTGCAGGACCCAGCCACGGAGAACAGGCCCAAGCTGGATCTCAACAGCTCGGGCAAAAGCCAGCAGCATCAGTACGAACTCAACAGCAAGAAGCACCACCAGTATCAGCCCAACAGCAAGGAGAGCAGCATCAAACACCAGTCGCACAGCAAAGGGAAGTACTACTATCAGCTGAACAGCAAAAAGCACCACCACTATCAGCCGGACCCCAAAATGTACGAACCTCACTACCAGCCTAACAACAAGGAGCCGCAGCAAGGACAGGCCTGCATGGAGCACAGCAAAAGCCCGTTGATGTCCCAGTCGGACAAGTGGTCCCATGGCCCCACAAAGACTTTGCTGAACCCCGTCAAGAGTTTGACTGGGGTTGAAGGAAAGAACGGGGCAGAGAAGAACCTCTCCAGTGGTACAGGGCCGCCAACACCATCCCCCCGGGAGGGCGTGACCAGCAACGGCATTGGTGACAAAATGAAAATTGTGAAGAACAAAAATAAGAATGGACGCATTGTCATTGTCATGAGCAAGTACATGGAGAATGGCATGCAGGCAGTAAAGATTAAATCCGGGGAGCACCCCAAGAAGCGGGTGGCCGAGGAGAGGACTACTAAGAGAGGGTCTGAGGAGAGGCAGGAGTCCTGGAAAAAACCCGGGGAGGAGAGGTGGCTGAATAATGGTCTCAGAGGGAAAGCTGGCACAGGGGTCAGTCAGCTTCCTTCTGAGCTAGAAAGCTCCCCTTCCAAGACGGTGGCCCCCAGCCAAGAACCGCCTGTTCCTGAGCAGCAACCCCTGCAGTTGACCACCAAACCCAACTTGGTTGCCTGGACCCTGGATCCTAGCCAGCCGGAGCAGACCTCCCCTACCCCAGGACTGAGCCCTTTGTCCAGTTATGGTGGCTCCCGGAAACGCTGCCTCTCTGAGCCCCACGGAGACAAGGAGAGTGGCAAGAAGCGCCTCACTTCCCGGAGCATCAGTGCCCCCACCTGCCTGAACTCTCCTGCCCCAGAAAAAATCGAGTCCCCGGCCTATCCCACCTCTCAGCCTGAGGTCATCCTGTTGGACTCTGACTTAGATGAGCCCATAGACTTGCGTTGCGTCAAGACTCGGGGGGACAGAGAGCTTGGCTTAGTGCAGGTGAAGCCAGAGATTGTGCCGGCGTCACCAGAACAGTCGGGGCCTGAGCCGGAAAAGCAGGTGGAGCACTTtgaagtggaggaggaagaggagcctgTGCAAGAGTTCAAGCCTTTTTTTGGGAATATAATAATTACGGATGTGACTGCAAACTGCCTGACAGTGACCTTTAAGGAATATGTGACGGTGTGA